The proteins below are encoded in one region of Helianthus annuus cultivar XRQ/B chromosome 2, HanXRQr2.0-SUNRISE, whole genome shotgun sequence:
- the LOC110921587 gene encoding endoglucanase 6: MAKFIQAALFLLTVVVPLALAGGHDYGQALSKSILFFEAQRSGYLPGNQRVNWRGNSGLLDGKASGVDLVGGYYDAGDNVKFGLPMAFTVTMMSWSILEYGSQMSGELGHAMDAVKWGTDYLIKAHPEPRVLYGEVGDGNTDHYCWQRPEDMTTSRSAYRIDVNNPGSDLAGETAAAMAAASIVFHRSNPAYSRELLTHAHQLFDFADKYRGKYDSSISVAQKYYRSVSGYADELLWAAAWLYKATNEPYYLNYLGENGDALGGTGWAMTEFGWDVKYAGVQTLVAMFLMGGKAGGHSQVFGKYQEKAEKFMCSCMGKANQNVQKTPGGLIFRQRWNNLQFVTSASFLLTVYSDHLTSARKDLQCASGSVAPSELLAFAKSQVDYILGDNPRATSYMVGYGSHFPQQVHHRGSSIVSIKVDPSFVSCRGGYATWFSRKASDPNLLTGAIVGGPDAYDNFADQRDNYEQTEPATYNNAPLLGVLARLNGGHAAYSQLLPVEVPLHKPIAAQPKPVSTSTAPVEINQKETASWVSNGKTYYRYSAIVTNKSGKTIKNFNLTVSKLYGPVWGLTKTAGGSYGLPKWVNSLPADKSIEFVYIHSAPIADVSVSSYTLA, from the exons ATGGCGAAATTCATCCAAGCTGCTCTGTTTCTGCTTACGGTTGTTGTACCTTTGGCTTTAGCAGGTGGACATGACTATGGTCAAGCACTCTCCAAGAGCATTCTCTTCTTTGAAGCTCAGCGATCCGGTTACCTTCCCGGTAATCAAAGAGTTAATTGGAGAGGAAACTCCGGTCTACTAGACGGCAAAGCCAGTGGG GTGGATCTTGTTGGAGGATACTACGACGCAGGGGACAATGTGAAGTTCGGTCTTCCAATGGCGTTCACAGTTACCATGATGTCCTGGAGCATTTTAGAATACGGTTCGCAAATGAGCGGCGAGCTTGGTCACGCCATGGATGCGGTTAAATGGGGAACTGATTATCTCATCAAAGCTCATCCTGAACCTCGTGTGCTATACGGAGAA GTTGGAGATGGAAACACGGATCATTATTGCTGGCAAAGGCCAGAGGACATGACCACTTCGCGCAGTGCTTATAGAATTGATGTGAATAATCCGGGATCTGACCTCGCTGGTGAAACCGCGGCCGCTATGGCCGCGGCTTCCATCGTGTTTCACAGGTCGAACCCCGCGTATTCGAGGGAATTACTCACTCATGCCCACCAG CTCTTCGACTTTGCCGACAAGTACAGGGGCAAATATGACAGTAGCATCTCCGTGGCACAGAAATACTATAGATCTGTCAGTGGATACGCC GATGAGTTACTTTGGGCTGCTGCTTGGTTGTACAAGGCAACCAACGAGCCGTATTACTTGAATTACTTGGGGGAAAATGGCGATGCACTTGGTGGGACCGGCTGGGCCATGACGGAGTTCGGGTGGGATGTTAAGTATGCCGGTGTTCAGACCCTTGTCGCTATG TTTTTGATGGGAGGGAAAGCTGGTGGTCACTCGCAAGTGTTTGGAAAATACCAAGAAAAGGCGGAGAAGTTCATGTGTTCGTGTATGGGGAAGGCTAACCAGAATGTTCAAAAGACTCCCGGAGGTCTAATTTTTCGGCAACGATGGAACAACTTACAGTTTGTCACAAGTGCCTCTTTCCTCCTCACTGTCTACTCCGACCACTTAACTTCTGCCCGAAAAGACTTACAATGTGCTTCCGGCAGTGTTGCCCCCTCGGAGCTTCTAGCATTTGCCAAGTCAcag GTGGACTATATCCTTGGAGACAACCCAAGAGCAACAAGCTACATGGTTGGATATGGAAGCCACTTCCCACAACAAGTTCACCACCGCGGTTCCTCCATTGTGTCAATTAAAGTTGACCCATCGTTCGTTAGCTGTAGAGGTGGTTATGCTACATGGTTTAGCCGAAAAGCAAGTGACCCAAATCTTTTAACCGGTGCCATTGTTGGCGGTCCTGATGCCTATGATAACTTTGCTGATCAAAGGGACAATTATGAGCAGACTGAGCCTGCTACATATAACAATGCACCCCTTCTTGGAGTCTTGGCTAGGCTAAATGGTGGTCATGCTGCCTATAGCCAGCTCCTTCCAG TTGAAGTTCCTCTTCATAAACCCATTGCTGCTCAACCAAAGCCTGTATCTACATCTACAG CTCCAGTTGAAATCAATCAAAAGGAAACTGCCTCATGGGTATCCAATGGAAAAACATACTACAGATATTCAGCTATTGTTACTAACAAATCAGGCAAGACCATCAAGAACTTCAATCTAACCGTTTCCAAGCTCTACGGTCCAGTCTGGGGTCTCACGAAGACCGCAGGCGGTTCCTATGGGCTCCCAAAATGGGTCAACTCATTGCCCGCTGACAAAAGCATAGAGTTTGTGTACATCCATAGTGCTCCTATTGCAGACGTCTCAGTTTCCAGCTACACATTGGCCTAA